ATCATCGCATCGATATCGATCCCGTCGAGGATCCAGTGCAGTTGCTCGGTCGTCAGTGTGACCACCGTCACCTCTCGGCGCGGCCATCGGAACTTGTCTTCGGTCAACCGCTTCAGGATGAGCACGAAGCCCGAGCGATCGAAGAATAGCAGCTTCACCCGGTCACGCCGGCGGTTGCAGAAGGCAAACACTGCAGGAGCAAACGGGTCCAGCGCCATCGTCTCCTGGACCAGGACCGCAAGGCTGTTGATGCCGGCCCGGAAGTCGATCGGTTCGCGATGCAGATAGACTTGAAGATCAGCGCCAAGCTTAAACATGACCCAGAGCTCCGATGATTGCCGTCAATGCGTTGAGATCGCGGCACTCCAGCGTCAATCTCACACCATTCGGCAATGATACACTCACCTTCGCTGGAGAGGTCAGCGGGTCGCTCCTCTCCGTCGTCGGCAATCGCTCTTCGCGATCCGTGGCAGGCA
The window above is part of the Rhizobium sp. 9140 genome. Proteins encoded here:
- the tnpB gene encoding IS66 family insertion sequence element accessory protein TnpB (TnpB, as the term is used for proteins encoded by IS66 family insertion elements, is considered an accessory protein, since TnpC, encoded by a neighboring gene, is a DDE family transposase.), whose protein sequence is MFKLGADLQVYLHREPIDFRAGINSLAVLVQETMALDPFAPAVFAFCNRRRDRVKLLFFDRSGFVLILKRLTEDKFRWPRREVTVVTLTTEQLHWILDGIDIDAMIRHPVRQYQIAG